In Anaerobacillus isosaccharinicus, one genomic interval encodes:
- a CDS encoding transposase — protein MLKNVRSHESYLSFVVEQLEELYKDKTFLKTFYSRPIIWCSLIDLTDAAMLLRHRYSSNPRGRKPRNPCDMLRSLMLMHYHNVTSVDQWVYHLKTTPIYAVLSGFSPSNVPGVGTFYDFFNRLWLASTPHLSKRNKRKLAKPRKKGKKNQKLDPKNPKIVEKLVKRTLKNKHQNYIPKAHDQLQIIFQSLFVNKSAEAGLLGNTKSLSILGDGSPVLTGGKPYGKFLCECRKQGNWKCQCKRQFSDPDADYGWDSSREKYYYGRSLFMVSASDSPYDLPIYPRLYRASKHDSVLFISAFSELQQWYSDWKIGEVILDSALDATPIYEMLEHYDVSAIIDLNPRRSKQFQHKQMDINLKGVPICPIGREMIHWGLNQKTYRRKWRCPAVCGKWECPNPCSDSKYGRTFYTATKDNPRLFPRVKRGSKEWRKRYSLRTGVERCIKRQKVDYRLEDSRGRSSRHWNIRTYIIGMCQHADAWIKEAKKNNFVAANPIIQSLLSL, from the coding sequence ATGCTAAAAAACGTCCGTTCTCATGAATCCTATCTGTCTTTTGTTGTTGAGCAATTAGAAGAACTCTATAAGGATAAAACATTTTTAAAAACCTTTTACTCTAGACCAATAATTTGGTGTTCCTTGATTGACCTAACCGATGCCGCCATGTTGCTTAGACACCGTTATTCCTCTAATCCAAGAGGAAGAAAACCGCGTAATCCTTGTGATATGTTGAGAAGTTTAATGCTAATGCATTATCACAATGTAACGAGTGTTGATCAATGGGTTTACCATTTAAAAACAACACCGATTTATGCTGTCCTTAGTGGATTTTCTCCAAGCAACGTTCCTGGAGTCGGAACGTTTTACGACTTTTTCAATCGTCTATGGCTTGCTTCAACTCCACATTTATCAAAAAGAAATAAAAGAAAGTTAGCAAAACCTCGAAAGAAAGGAAAAAAGAATCAGAAACTAGATCCTAAAAACCCAAAGATTGTAGAAAAGCTAGTTAAACGCACTTTGAAAAATAAACATCAAAACTATATACCGAAGGCTCATGATCAGCTTCAAATAATCTTTCAGTCTTTGTTTGTCAATAAATCAGCAGAAGCAGGATTATTAGGAAACACAAAATCTCTAAGCATTCTAGGTGATGGTTCTCCAGTTCTGACCGGTGGTAAACCTTACGGTAAGTTTCTTTGTGAATGTCGTAAACAAGGGAACTGGAAGTGCCAATGTAAGCGTCAATTCTCAGACCCTGATGCTGATTATGGTTGGGATAGTTCTAGAGAAAAGTACTATTATGGTAGAAGTCTTTTCATGGTATCTGCTTCTGATAGTCCTTATGACTTACCTATTTATCCAAGGCTCTACCGAGCCAGTAAACACGATTCTGTTTTGTTTATAAGCGCATTTAGCGAACTCCAACAATGGTATTCTGATTGGAAAATTGGTGAAGTCATTTTAGATTCAGCCTTAGATGCAACCCCTATCTATGAAATGTTAGAACACTATGATGTTTCAGCCATCATTGACCTTAATCCAAGACGTTCTAAACAATTTCAGCACAAACAAATGGATATAAACCTTAAAGGGGTTCCAATTTGCCCAATCGGTCGAGAGATGATCCATTGGGGACTAAATCAGAAAACCTACCGCCGCAAATGGCGTTGTCCAGCCGTTTGTGGGAAGTGGGAATGTCCAAATCCATGTTCCGATTCAAAATATGGTCGAACATTTTATACAGCGACGAAGGATAATCCTCGTCTTTTTCCTCGCGTCAAGCGAGGTAGTAAGGAATGGCGAAAACGCTATTCTTTACGAACTGGAGTCGAGCGTTGTATCAAACGTCAAAAAGTGGATTATCGTTTAGAAGATTCAAGAGGACGAAGTTCTCGGCATTGGAATATTCGTACATATATCATCGGCATGTGCCAACATGCCGATGCGTGGATAAAGGAAGCAAAAAAGAATAACTTTGTGGCTGCGAACCCAATTATTCAATCTCTTTTGTCCTTATAA
- a CDS encoding tyrosine-type recombinase/integrase: MEHLTPGAMKILLEQPERSCQKGRRDLTLMSVMYDTGARVQELIDIKVSDVILENPAVIVLTGKGNKTRRVPLLKNTVSLLERYITENRLDKQWKNDYPLFTNNMKNKLTKEGIAYIIVKYVESARRSSTLVPSKVKPHMFRHSKAMHLLQAGVNLIYIRDFLGHVDIKTTEIYARTDTETKRKAIENIYPDLIDSNLPDWNRDQALLSWLSELK; encoded by the coding sequence GTGGAGCATTTGACACCAGGAGCTATGAAAATACTTTTGGAACAGCCCGAAAGGAGCTGTCAGAAAGGCCGCCGTGACCTAACGTTAATGAGTGTTATGTATGATACAGGAGCTAGGGTACAAGAACTAATTGATATAAAAGTAAGTGATGTAATCTTAGAAAATCCGGCAGTAATTGTTTTAACTGGAAAAGGAAATAAGACAAGGCGAGTTCCTCTATTGAAGAATACCGTATCTTTATTGGAACGTTATATTACTGAAAATCGCTTGGATAAACAATGGAAAAATGATTATCCTCTCTTTACAAACAATATGAAAAACAAGCTTACTAAGGAAGGAATTGCCTATATAATAGTAAAATATGTTGAATCAGCTAGGAGATCTTCGACTCTTGTGCCTTCGAAGGTGAAACCTCATATGTTCAGACACTCGAAAGCTATGCACTTACTACAAGCAGGAGTAAATCTAATATACATACGGGATTTTCTTGGCCATGTAGATATAAAAACAACAGAAATATACGCCAGAACAGATACTGAGACGAAAAGAAAAGCTATTGAAAATATTTACCCTGATTTGATTGATAGTAATCTTCCTGACTGGAATAGGGATCAGGCATTGCTTTCTTGGCTGTCCGAATTAAAGTAG
- a CDS encoding ExeA family protein, with translation MYKTFYSLASTPFSKELKPSEAFTSPTYQGALNSLDYLKKSRGIGLLIGDPGAGKTFTLRSFKEALNPSLYHVIYFPLSTGGVMDFYRGLAYGLGEDPKFRKVDLFRQIQNGTERMFRERKVTPVFILDEMHMAKDAFLQDLAILFNFQMDSSNPFILILAGLPHLKTRLALNNNKPLTQRIIMKYQFQPLSNEDVSSYITHHLKVAGANMPIFTDAALEAIALRSQGWPRVINKLTVNCLLFGSQLKKNQIDEEIVQLAIEDGEF, from the coding sequence ATGTATAAAACCTTTTATTCTCTTGCTTCAACACCATTTTCAAAGGAATTAAAACCTTCAGAAGCATTTACGTCCCCTACATATCAAGGGGCATTAAATAGCTTGGATTATTTAAAAAAATCCAGAGGAATTGGTTTATTAATCGGAGATCCTGGTGCTGGGAAGACATTTACTCTACGATCGTTTAAAGAGGCACTAAACCCGTCCTTATATCACGTTATTTACTTTCCTCTTTCCACTGGAGGAGTCATGGATTTCTATCGAGGACTAGCATATGGCCTAGGAGAAGATCCTAAGTTTCGAAAGGTAGATCTGTTTCGCCAAATACAAAATGGCACGGAGCGAATGTTTCGAGAACGTAAAGTAACGCCTGTCTTTATTTTAGATGAGATGCATATGGCTAAAGATGCGTTCTTACAGGATTTAGCGATTCTTTTTAATTTTCAAATGGACTCTAGCAATCCTTTTATTCTGATACTGGCAGGATTACCGCATTTGAAAACCAGGCTAGCTCTTAATAATAATAAGCCATTAACACAACGAATTATTATGAAATATCAATTTCAGCCACTATCAAATGAGGATGTTTCAAGTTATATCACCCACCATCTAAAAGTAGCAGGAGCAAATATGCCTATTTTTACAGATGCGGCTTTAGAAGCTATCGCATTACGATCACAAGGCTGGCCACGTGTCATAAATAAGTTAACCGTCAACTGCTTGCTTTTCGGTTCACAACTGAAAAAAAATCAAATCGATGAAGAAATTGTTCAACTTGCGATTGAAGATGGTGAATTTTGA
- a CDS encoding tyrosine-type recombinase/integrase, which translates to MMKSRKQIEPEFWHYARSFLHVYLPKVRNLSQNTINSYKKSMSYFIDYLEIQKGIERQDITFDFLNRKHIKDYFVWMNEVQNLAAKTCNLRLTALKSFMEYCADEDITLVAIYNDVRSVRGMKEHKKSILYMTNEAIEALLKTPKTDTQKGRRNRMMFIMLYDTAARAQELVDITLRDLHIINVKTPFVTLTGKGNKSRNVPLMEKTVAHIKRYLQEFHPHPNTDGGAPLFYSMRDGKPHALSTDTINLLLGQYANQARMICPEIPRHVHCHLIRKTRAMTLYRKGMPLTVIMEMLGHESLSTTSNFYAFATLDMIHEAIKKTSPEAVEESPLWKTKDIRKLIYSLD; encoded by the coding sequence ATGATGAAGAGTAGAAAGCAGATTGAGCCCGAATTTTGGCATTATGCTCGTAGCTTCCTTCATGTATACCTGCCCAAGGTAAGAAACCTTAGCCAAAACACAATAAATTCGTATAAGAAGTCCATGAGTTACTTTATTGATTACTTGGAAATCCAAAAAGGGATTGAACGACAGGACATTACGTTTGACTTTCTAAATAGGAAACACATTAAAGATTATTTTGTCTGGATGAATGAAGTGCAAAATCTAGCAGCCAAAACATGCAACCTTCGATTGACTGCACTAAAATCGTTCATGGAGTATTGCGCAGACGAGGATATTACGCTTGTTGCAATATACAACGATGTTCGTAGCGTTCGCGGAATGAAGGAACACAAAAAGTCCATATTATATATGACAAATGAAGCTATTGAAGCATTATTAAAAACGCCTAAAACAGATACACAAAAGGGAAGACGCAATCGCATGATGTTCATTATGTTGTATGATACGGCTGCCAGAGCGCAGGAACTTGTAGATATTACCCTTCGGGATCTGCACATTATCAACGTCAAAACACCTTTCGTTACGCTAACCGGTAAAGGCAACAAAAGTCGTAATGTGCCCCTGATGGAGAAAACTGTTGCTCACATCAAGCGTTATCTTCAGGAATTCCATCCGCATCCAAACACAGATGGCGGGGCTCCATTGTTCTATTCGATGAGGGATGGGAAGCCTCATGCCTTGTCTACGGATACGATAAATCTCCTTTTAGGTCAATATGCAAACCAGGCAAGAATGATTTGTCCTGAAATCCCACGGCATGTTCACTGCCACTTAATCAGGAAAACAAGAGCTATGACGTTATACCGAAAAGGTATGCCCCTCACAGTCATCATGGAAATGCTTGGTCATGAAAGTCTTTCAACAACATCAAACTTCTATGCTTTTGCAACGTTGGATATGATTCATGAAGCCATAAAGAAAACAAGCCCTGAGGCAGTGGAAGAATCCCCGCTTTGGAAAACCAAGGATATAAGAAAACTGATTTATAGTCTGGACTAA
- a CDS encoding tyrosine-type recombinase/integrase: protein MMEKAYVSKLASFMESFVAFKHSLGWKYKTSEYYLHEFDRYCAKRESEEVLLNEIVKGWVILRDNECPNTQRVRVAPIREFGKYLQHSGYSDAYVVTNKICRKQIRTIPHFFTDEEIIRFFDACDTLGPRKENPVRHLVLPMYFRLLYCCGLRTSEARLLLRKNVNLHTGYIDVIHSKGPKDRRLFLPEDLKQLYLKYDAVIDNIFPDRTYFFPVKSHSCYQSTSIGSNFNKIWKAAGLGHESGSKARAYDFRHHFAFDKLNQWLKEESDVNSMLPYLVRYMGHACLESTYYYLHLVPEFFSTFSEKTKILEGLLPEVDYDEE, encoded by the coding sequence ATGATGGAGAAGGCATATGTTAGTAAACTAGCTTCTTTCATGGAGTCTTTTGTAGCGTTTAAACACTCACTAGGCTGGAAGTATAAAACAAGCGAATACTATCTCCACGAGTTTGATCGCTATTGTGCAAAACGCGAATCCGAAGAGGTTTTATTGAACGAGATTGTTAAAGGTTGGGTTATCTTACGGGATAACGAATGCCCAAACACCCAACGAGTACGTGTGGCACCTATTCGTGAGTTTGGCAAATACCTGCAACATTCTGGATACTCAGATGCATATGTTGTCACCAACAAAATCTGTCGAAAGCAAATCCGAACGATACCACATTTTTTCACAGATGAAGAAATTATCCGATTTTTCGATGCTTGCGACACACTAGGCCCTCGCAAGGAAAATCCTGTCCGCCATCTTGTCCTACCCATGTACTTTAGATTGCTTTATTGTTGTGGATTGAGAACAAGTGAAGCGCGGTTGCTTCTGCGAAAAAACGTTAACCTTCATACTGGCTATATCGATGTAATCCATTCAAAAGGCCCTAAAGACCGAAGGTTGTTTCTTCCGGAAGACCTTAAACAACTATATTTGAAATACGATGCTGTCATAGATAATATATTTCCAGATCGAACGTATTTCTTTCCGGTAAAATCCCATAGTTGTTACCAGAGTACGTCTATTGGATCGAATTTCAATAAGATATGGAAGGCGGCTGGTTTGGGGCATGAGTCAGGCTCGAAGGCAAGAGCATATGATTTTCGCCATCATTTTGCCTTCGACAAACTCAATCAATGGCTTAAGGAAGAATCCGATGTGAATTCCATGCTTCCATATTTGGTGCGTTACATGGGACATGCCTGTTTGGAAAGCACCTACTACTATCTTCATCTTGTGCCTGAGTTTTTTTCTACTTTCTCCGAAAAAACTAAAATACTTGAAGGGTTGCTTCCGGAGGTGGATTATGATGAAGAGTAG
- a CDS encoding tyrosine-type recombinase/integrase → MVKKPTVESSVKMVLEALEKAGYCQSTIHSFKRVYERLLKSAAIMGTETLTQELVEHFVNDSADRRTGQYCHSRKKLHTSCIRKLREYEERGYFGWQPSRDSKVDKPSTIKFQDLHIHFLAFLQEEKKSKNTIESYRNTSCKFLIFIEKLGYTELKAVPLKSIYKFFDELRETWDSGSLRTAASGLRSFLRFAEGGNRLIAAVPDKLLRKRTIIPVLTEEEERAVWDVLQTDAVSSRDKAIILLSLLTGIRAVDILNLRLKDIDWQGDVINIVQQKTNEPLVLPLLPAIGNALVRYLTNDRPKSDSSCVFLSRNAPHVPLKEHSSCYTIVRKIFTCAGVRVNNELKGTRLLRHHVASKMLKNGVAIQTISSTLGHVNPNSADVYLSTDEEKMRDCALTLAVIPMKVKGLK, encoded by the coding sequence ATGGTAAAGAAACCAACTGTGGAAAGTAGTGTAAAAATGGTACTTGAAGCGCTTGAAAAAGCAGGTTATTGTCAATCAACGATTCATAGTTTCAAAAGGGTATATGAAAGACTGTTGAAGTCTGCCGCTATCATGGGGACAGAAACTTTAACTCAAGAATTGGTTGAGCATTTCGTGAATGATTCTGCAGACAGAAGGACAGGACAATACTGCCATTCACGTAAAAAGCTACACACTTCATGCATAAGAAAATTAAGGGAATATGAAGAAAGAGGCTATTTTGGCTGGCAACCAAGCAGGGATAGTAAGGTCGATAAGCCCTCAACTATTAAATTCCAGGACCTTCATATCCATTTTCTAGCGTTTCTACAAGAGGAGAAAAAAAGTAAAAATACTATAGAATCGTATCGAAATACTTCCTGCAAGTTCCTTATTTTTATTGAAAAATTGGGCTATACCGAGTTGAAAGCTGTCCCTCTTAAATCAATCTATAAGTTTTTTGATGAACTAAGAGAAACCTGGGACTCTGGAAGTCTTCGAACGGCGGCCTCCGGATTAAGATCATTTTTGCGTTTTGCAGAAGGTGGAAACAGACTTATTGCAGCCGTTCCTGATAAACTCCTGAGAAAAAGGACAATTATTCCCGTATTAACGGAGGAGGAAGAACGGGCTGTATGGGATGTATTACAAACCGATGCTGTATCTTCAAGGGACAAAGCTATTATATTATTATCGCTTCTTACTGGAATCAGGGCCGTGGATATTTTGAACTTAAGGTTAAAAGATATAGATTGGCAAGGGGATGTTATTAACATAGTCCAACAGAAGACGAATGAGCCTTTAGTTTTACCCCTTCTTCCTGCAATCGGCAATGCATTAGTAAGGTATCTCACGAATGACCGTCCTAAATCAGATTCATCGTGCGTATTTTTATCTCGAAATGCCCCACATGTACCGTTGAAAGAACATTCGAGTTGTTACACCATAGTAAGAAAAATATTTACATGTGCAGGAGTAAGAGTTAACAACGAACTTAAAGGCACCCGCCTCCTTAGACATCATGTCGCCTCAAAAATGTTAAAAAATGGGGTTGCCATACAAACAATTTCATCAACACTTGGGCATGTCAACCCAAACTCAGCCGACGTTTATCTGTCTACTGACGAAGAAAAGATGCGTGATTGTGCATTAACCTTAGCCGTCATTCCTATGAAAGTGAAGGGGCTCAAATGA
- a CDS encoding DUF6431 domain-containing protein produces the protein MVIIHDFGIGLQEYELRGKENEFPIIEFCSECKGRGKLYRHGFYMRFGITEKGAISIPICRLKCKHCKTTFSIIPDFLIPHFQHTLHTIVQGVEQRLLKKKAFDRRQLVNFHFKRYVSILKWVHTYFSDLDYALSFSDDQKKEAIKYLKMIQDFGESSFLRRSQGHLKKHFMAL, from the coding sequence ATGGTCATTATTCATGATTTTGGAATCGGATTACAAGAGTATGAATTAAGAGGGAAAGAAAATGAATTCCCGATTATTGAGTTTTGTTCTGAGTGTAAGGGGCGGGGGAAACTATATCGTCATGGGTTTTATATGAGGTTTGGAATTACTGAAAAGGGGGCAATAAGTATTCCTATTTGTCGTTTGAAGTGCAAACACTGTAAAACTACATTTTCAATCATTCCTGACTTTCTCATCCCGCATTTCCAGCATACTTTACATACTATTGTTCAAGGAGTTGAACAACGTCTACTAAAAAAGAAAGCGTTCGATCGTCGTCAATTAGTAAATTTTCATTTCAAACGTTATGTAAGTATTCTTAAATGGGTTCATACTTATTTTTCTGATTTGGATTATGCCCTTAGTTTCTCAGATGATCAAAAAAAAGAAGCCATAAAATATTTAAAAATGATCCAAGATTTTGGCGAATCCTCCTTCTTGCGAAGGAGCCAGGGTCATTTAAAGAAACACTTTATGGCACTTTAA
- a CDS encoding tyrosine-type recombinase/integrase, with protein MSEIIYEGPFKDHIYNHVELKRSVGYKYDTDSHHLKRFDKFTLEKYPLATELTKEIVLNWCSKKSYEAQANQCSRASVIRQFGKYLDSIGVKAYIIPKGYFPKGEQYNPYIYTDVELTNFFSKTEKCKFSYECPNRHLIMPVFFRMIYMCGLRVSEARLLKVNEVDLDNGILTINQSKKDNSRLVPMSASLTERCRIFSKLVHPYPKAEDYYFPALDGRPMTVGNIYKNFRRFLWGAGISHGGRGQGPRIHDFRHTFAVHRLKKWAEDERDLTAYLPVLKAFLGHDSFHETAYYLRLTADVFPYITLKLETEFPSIIPELEGDTNETY; from the coding sequence ATGAGTGAAATCATTTATGAGGGACCTTTTAAAGATCATATTTACAATCATGTGGAACTGAAACGATCGGTTGGATATAAATACGATACTGACTCACACCACTTAAAACGTTTTGATAAATTTACATTGGAAAAATACCCCCTTGCCACAGAACTTACTAAAGAAATCGTATTAAACTGGTGTAGCAAAAAATCTTACGAGGCACAAGCAAATCAATGTTCTCGCGCATCTGTCATTCGACAGTTTGGAAAATATCTTGATTCTATTGGTGTTAAAGCATATATAATTCCAAAAGGGTATTTTCCTAAAGGGGAACAATATAACCCTTACATATATACAGACGTCGAACTAACAAACTTTTTTTCCAAAACGGAAAAATGTAAGTTTAGTTACGAATGTCCCAATAGGCATTTAATTATGCCTGTGTTCTTTCGAATGATTTATATGTGCGGGTTGAGGGTATCTGAGGCGAGACTTCTCAAAGTAAATGAAGTAGATCTTGATAATGGTATCCTCACCATAAATCAATCCAAAAAGGATAACAGCCGATTGGTTCCTATGTCCGCGTCCCTTACGGAACGGTGTAGGATATTTTCAAAGTTGGTACACCCTTATCCGAAAGCAGAAGATTATTATTTTCCTGCTCTTGATGGCAGACCGATGACGGTAGGAAACATATATAAAAATTTCCGTAGGTTTTTATGGGGTGCTGGAATTTCACATGGTGGAAGAGGACAAGGCCCACGTATACACGATTTTCGCCACACTTTTGCGGTACATCGTCTAAAAAAATGGGCTGAAGATGAAAGGGATTTAACGGCGTATCTTCCAGTACTTAAAGCATTTTTGGGCCACGATTCTTTTCATGAAACTGCTTATTACTTACGTTTGACTGCAGATGTATTCCCTTATATTACATTGAAACTAGAGACTGAGTTTCCAAGTATAATCCCAGAATTAGAAGGTGATACCAATGAAACCTACTGA
- a CDS encoding site-specific integrase has protein sequence MQKKTLEELINALEQEMVHLGYTEGSMNFYRRRWKMLIQFAQEKGENYFSEKLGIDFVEKYFSIFEKDFNQKLSQSETQELRIIRMIGDFQLHNTVLRRYYKHKEILTDPFFIEVSGRFKQYCKDKDYSNVTIDHYVKQSARFMDYLSSQKVKECKDINVTLINNYIKTLASYTYKTVEQNICSLRAFFRFLLENGEINTDLASKTPMVQARKQTRIPSVWTEEELKKLIAAIDRGSPKGKRDYAIILMACCLGLRCTDIKNLKMENFHWEDKVLVFTQSKTRQPLTLPLTPEVGWAVIDYLKYGRPKINTPYLFVKHIAPFGPFSEGDHLNQIIKRYMELAHIPSLKKRRGMHSLRHTLASVLLEKDTPLSTISDILGHLDTDSTAVYLKVDIIKLKECSIDFKEVLNHE, from the coding sequence ATGCAAAAGAAAACATTAGAAGAACTAATCAACGCTCTTGAGCAAGAAATGGTACACCTTGGTTATACAGAAGGAAGTATGAATTTTTACCGTAGAAGATGGAAAATGTTAATTCAATTCGCTCAAGAAAAAGGTGAAAACTATTTCTCTGAAAAACTTGGAATAGATTTTGTTGAGAAATACTTTAGTATTTTTGAAAAAGACTTTAATCAAAAACTATCTCAGTCAGAGACTCAAGAGCTACGTATCATCAGAATGATCGGGGATTTCCAGTTACACAATACCGTGTTACGTCGGTATTACAAACATAAGGAGATCCTTACGGATCCTTTTTTCATTGAGGTCAGTGGTCGTTTTAAACAATATTGTAAAGATAAAGATTATTCCAATGTGACGATAGATCATTATGTAAAACAATCTGCACGATTTATGGATTACCTTTCTTCGCAGAAGGTTAAAGAATGTAAAGATATAAATGTTACATTGATAAATAACTACATTAAAACATTAGCTAGTTATACTTATAAAACTGTTGAACAAAATATTTGTTCACTGCGTGCCTTTTTCAGGTTTCTTCTAGAAAACGGAGAAATAAACACTGATCTTGCATCGAAAACACCTATGGTTCAGGCAAGGAAACAGACCCGTATTCCATCTGTTTGGACTGAGGAAGAATTAAAAAAACTAATCGCTGCCATTGACAGAGGAAGTCCAAAGGGGAAAAGAGATTATGCCATTATTTTAATGGCATGTTGCCTTGGTTTACGGTGTACGGATATTAAAAATCTTAAAATGGAGAACTTTCATTGGGAAGATAAGGTTCTTGTATTTACACAATCAAAAACGAGACAACCTTTAACTCTACCATTAACACCGGAGGTGGGGTGGGCAGTTATTGATTATCTTAAGTACGGTCGTCCTAAAATAAACACTCCCTATTTATTCGTAAAACACATAGCTCCATTTGGTCCCTTTTCAGAAGGAGACCATTTAAATCAGATAATTAAAAGATACATGGAATTAGCACACATTCCCTCTTTAAAAAAAAGGAGAGGAATGCATTCCCTTAGACACACCCTGGCCAGCGTACTTCTTGAAAAGGATACCCCTCTTTCCACTATTTCAGATATCCTTGGCCATTTGGATACAGACTCAACAGCCGTCTATCTAAAGGTTGATATCATAAAGCTTAAGGAATGTTCTATTGATTTTAAGGAGGTACTTAATCATGAGTGA